The Cucurbita pepo subsp. pepo cultivar mu-cu-16 chromosome LG05, ASM280686v2, whole genome shotgun sequence nucleotide sequence AGCATTTAAAATGAAGCACCAAATCTGGTGCTACTTTTATTCATACCATatgaattaatcaaatttattcaTCAACATTGAACAAtcaagaatttgaaaaggaaatcaaTATCTCTAAGCTTCCTAACTTTGGAGAAGGAATCAAATTATCATCTCTATATACCTTTGCAATACAAACTGATAAAAAGATTGTGTACCTTGTCACTTAGCAAGCCGGCAGTAGCTATGAGCTAAGCTATGTCTACAAATATGCATTCCGCTTTGCCCGTTTTCTGGATTTCATAAGCTCCACAAGCGAAGGAAGAGGCTCTGGTACAGCTACATTCATTGACCTGTACAACTTTCTAAACCTGTCATTAAAACCTTTTGAAGATCCAACACTTAAAACATGTGAATTACTACACCCTGCTATTCTGTCATCCTTTACTAACTTTCCAATGTGTGTTTCAGGAACGGTAACGACATCTTCACAATCGTCTAACGATTTGTTTCCCATACCTCTACTTTCTTGCTCATGGACATGAAGTTCTTCTACCTCACTGCTGACTGCTTCTGGTGGGTTATTGTTGTTCATGGACACAACTTTTACTTCAGAAGTATGGAGCCTAGCCCAATCAGAGCAATGAGAGGCGCTTTCATCAGCTAACAATACCCTGTTGTTTGCAAATTTTTCGTGTTTTCCTTTGGAGTTAATTTCGTTTTTAGAATGCTTTGATGGTTTGTCACTCGGTCTACCATTTGCATCGTGAATGGACAAGTCTGCTACTTTATCTCCAACTGCTTCTACAGGCTCATTCTCTGTTGATGGATATGAAACTTCTTCCGGTAACATATTAGCATCTTTGGTGGCGAGTCTAGCTCGTCCGAATAATGTGAGAGGTGGCAAGTTGCTTGAAGACAAAATGTCTAACTTTTCTCTAGGAACTGCATACAATTTTGCAGGCTGAAGTTGAGGATCCATATCTTTTAGAGTGGATGTTTCAACTATAGGAGAACACCTCACTTCAATCGCTGAAGCATCTAAATCTGAAGAACTTTCCTCTGCTAAACCAAAAAGCCTCCAGATTAGGCCATTGGAAGTTAAACTAGAGCAACTGGGTTTCTTTTTCACGTAATCCAAATCCATAGCCCGACAACCAGGAGTGGTTGAAACAACCCATTTTGGTGCTAAAATTTGCAAGGCCCATTCTAGTTCTTCCTTCGACGAGTGCATTGAGTAGCAGACATGCCAAATACCGTGCTGATCTTTAATTGCTTCACTAATTATTTGTTTCCTTGTGTTGCAAATCTCTGACAATTCCTCACGAACATACCACTGAGTCGAAGGGCGTATTACGAGAGGTTCGGGCTGAAAATTGGTCTGGGCATTTGCAAGCAGTGCTTTTGCAGTTTGACATAGTTTAGGGAATCCATGAAGCAGATGAAAGCGGGAGGATGGATCTTGAGTGAGGATGTCAGGATCTATAAGTTCAAGAGCCTTGTAACCTGCTTTCGTGTATTCATCAACAAATATCTTTGAACCAAATGTTTGGGATACTTGTTGCAATATATCTTCCTGTCCTAGATGACTGCAAATCAGATATACCAAAGGAGCATCAGGATGTTTCCATATGCAATTAATAACCTGCAAAGATACACATTTAATAttggttaatattttaaaaacttaagtACATGATATTGACTTCTGCCCAACAGCCAAGAAAATACAGACAGACTTAAAGATCCAAGCAGCACACAATAGAAGATGGACAGATTACCAGACACCAAGATATCATACACCATGaattatagaaatttaatatataaaggAAGGTCTAAAATGATAGTATCAGTCGTCAACAAACAACCCAAAAATTGGGGgagaaaaaaaggacaaaagaTCTAAAAAGAATTCAGAAAAATGTGGAGAAGAACGCTGTACAGTGAAATCAGGAAATGCAAACCCTTGTAGTTTCACTACATTTGTTATACTCCTCTTTTGTTGATCAACTTATATGGGAGGtcttttgtttaattactCCTATTTAGCTTAGGAATTCCTCATCTCTAAGACCTTTAGTTTGTTCAACTTCTTTTGtatacctatatatatatttatttctccatgtttctcattaaaaaaaaaaaaaaaaaaaaaaaaaaaaaaaaaaaaaaaaaaaaaaaNNNNNNNNNNNNNNNNNNNNNNNNNNNNNNNNNNNNNNNNNNNNNNNNNNNNNNNNNNNNNNNNNNNNNNNNNNNNNNNNNNNNNNNNNNNNNNNNNNNNNNNNNNNNNNNNNNNNNNNNNNNNNNNNNNNNNNNNNNNNNNNNNNNNNNNNNNNNNNNaaaaaaaaaaaaaaagagagagagagagaggagcaAAAAACTAGCTAACTAGCAGAAAATCTCTTATTTAGCTATGTTGACAACAGTAATAGGCAGATTTCGTATTTGGAAATCTATGGAGGATCCACTTGACTCTCAAATCTAAATAAGAGTCGAATAATTGAACAAATTGTATTACCTGATGTATTGCTGAATGTCTGCTGGGGAATTGTTGAAAGAATCTACCAAATGTGCAATCTAGAAAAATCAGATCCAGTTTACACCTTGGCTCTTTACCACTTTTTCCACGATACTTCTCAGGTAAGTTCTGTAGGCACTCAGGAGTTAGTCTGCAATCACCCGTATGTAGAATATTGCCAAAATTGCCTTCAAATAAGAACATAACAGCTCCTAACCATTTTATAATCCATGCCAGAGAAATACATCATTTGTCAATACAGCTTCTATAGTTTTATaacttaatattt carries:
- the LOC111794563 gene encoding uncharacterized protein LOC111794563 isoform X3, whose product is MVISLLQFSMLIIALNLPEKYRGKSGKEPRCKLDLIFLDCTFGRFFQQFPSRHSAIHQVINCIWKHPDAPLVYLICSHLGQEDILQQVSQTFGSKIFVDEYTKAGYKALELIDPDILTQDPSSRFHLLHGFPKLCQTAKALLANAQTNFQPEPLVIRPSTQWYVREELSEICNTRKQIISEAIKDQHGIWHVCYSMHSSKEELEWALQILAPKWVVSTTPGCRAMDLDYVKKKPSCSSLTSNGLIWRLFGLAEESSSDLDASAIEVRCSPIVETSTLKDMDPQLQPAKLYAVPREKLDILSSSNLPPLTLFGRARLATKDANMLPEEVSYPSTENEPVEAVGDKVADLSIHDANGRPSDKPSKHSKNEINSKGKHEKFANNRVLLADESASHCSDWARLHTSEVKVVSMNNNNPPEAVSSEVEELHVHEQESRGMGNKSLDDCEDVVTVPETHIGKLVKDDRIAGCSNSHVLSVGSSKGFNDRFRKLYRSMNVAVPEPLPSLVELMKSRKRAKRNAYL
- the LOC111794563 gene encoding uncharacterized protein LOC111794563 isoform X2, with the protein product MPIEMPPGLPFSVDTWTPSSKQKRHHFLTHAHMDHTIGIAAAHSSFPIFSTFITKSIVLQHFPQLHDSLFVCIEVGQTLVVKDPDGDFTVTVLDAHHCPGNFGNILHTGDCRLTPECLQNLPEKYRGKSGKEPRCKLDLIFLDCTFGRFFQQFPSRHSAIHQVINCIWKHPDAPLVYLICSHLGQEDILQQVSQTFGSKIFVDEYTKAGYKALELIDPDILTQDPSSRFHLLHGFPKLCQTAKALLANAQTNFQPEPLVIRPSTQWYVREELSEICNTRKQIISEAIKDQHGIWHVCYSMHSSKEELEWALQILAPKWVVSTTPGCRAMDLDYVKKKPSCSSLTSNGLIWRLFGLAEESSSDLDASAIEVRCSPIVETSTLKDMDPQLQPAKLYAVPREKLDILSSSNLPPLTLFGRARLATKDANMLPEEVSYPSTENEPVEAVGDKVADLSIHDANGRPSDKPSKHSKNEINSKGKHEKFANNRVLLADESASHCSDWARLHTSEVKVVSMNNNNPPEAVSSEVEELHVHEQESRGMGNKSLDDCEDVVTVPETHIGKLVKDDRIAGCSNSHVLSVGSSKGFNDRFRKLYRSMNVAVPEPLPSLVELMKSRKRAKRNAYL
- the LOC111794563 gene encoding uncharacterized protein LOC111794563 isoform X1, with the protein product MPIEMPPGLPFSVDTWTPSSKQKRHHFLTHAHMDHTIGIAAAHSSFPIFSTFITKSIVLQHFPQLHDSLFVCIEVGQTLVVKDPDGDFTVTVLDAHHCPGAVMFLFEGNFGNILHTGDCRLTPECLQNLPEKYRGKSGKEPRCKLDLIFLDCTFGRFFQQFPSRHSAIHQVINCIWKHPDAPLVYLICSHLGQEDILQQVSQTFGSKIFVDEYTKAGYKALELIDPDILTQDPSSRFHLLHGFPKLCQTAKALLANAQTNFQPEPLVIRPSTQWYVREELSEICNTRKQIISEAIKDQHGIWHVCYSMHSSKEELEWALQILAPKWVVSTTPGCRAMDLDYVKKKPSCSSLTSNGLIWRLFGLAEESSSDLDASAIEVRCSPIVETSTLKDMDPQLQPAKLYAVPREKLDILSSSNLPPLTLFGRARLATKDANMLPEEVSYPSTENEPVEAVGDKVADLSIHDANGRPSDKPSKHSKNEINSKGKHEKFANNRVLLADESASHCSDWARLHTSEVKVVSMNNNNPPEAVSSEVEELHVHEQESRGMGNKSLDDCEDVVTVPETHIGKLVKDDRIAGCSNSHVLSVGSSKGFNDRFRKLYRSMNVAVPEPLPSLVELMKSRKRAKRNAYL